In one window of Mytilus trossulus isolate FHL-02 chromosome 7, PNRI_Mtr1.1.1.hap1, whole genome shotgun sequence DNA:
- the LOC134725109 gene encoding G-protein coupled receptor 35-like isoform X1 gives MIPSKMNDTDCQYGFEVIEGITNATEVDKQTWPCELRVFWVEIYPFVTLVRGLLSYGTVFIIVLGLLFNLTSLLVLTRKHMRKSTMNLYLSALAIYDCLALTMNFMIGVLRGQNKNINKDFQDHEDLCKFHGVIVEVFNLLSIWIIVSFTIERFIMIKFPLKGKQLVTPRRAIYVIIGVSLGVLVFSMHKIAVSGFEGDSVFGYAACKTRRAIFVEIIYFYVAFNTWFPTLTIVTLNTLILLEIRRNKKKRAQMTTQSMSKSDEKATKLLLLVSSAYVVLVLPLGLIQSTELIWNNTQKVLPSDPDYIYFMSTKIRLKWARAFFFFFYQLNFAVNFFLYVSSSSATRFRATLKMLLGIKVDQQEMTWNNTMKSRATKNNSVAPAPSDDGPSNRDLHLKKKEFLPESEA, from the coding sequence GATTCCAAGTAAAATGAATGATACAGATTGTCAATATGGTTTTGAAGTGATAGAAGGGATTACCAATGCTACAGAAGTTGACAAACAGACATGGCCTTGCGAACTAAGAGTATTCTGGGTGGAGATATATCCTTTCGTGACCTTGGTTCGTGGTCTTCTGTCATATGGTACAGTTTTTATAATTGTACTCGGTTTATTGTTCAACCTTACCTCTCTATTGGTCTTGACCAGGAAGCACATGCGAAAATCAACAATGAATTTATATCTCTCCGCTCTTGCAATATATGATTGCCTTGCTTTGACTATGAACTTTATGATTGGAGTACTACGAGGccagaacaaaaatataaacaaagatttcCAGGACCATGAAGATCTGTGTAAATTCCATGGCGTTATAGTTGAGGTGTTTAATCTACTATCGATATGGATTATTGTATCTTTTACAATCGAAAGGTTTATTATGATTAAATTCCCACTCAAAGGAAAGCAACTGGTGACGCCAAGACGGGCAATTTACGTGATAATTGGCGTATCCCTAGGAGTTCTTGTCTTCTCAATGCACAAAATTGCAGTTTCTGGCTTTGAGGGGGATTCTGTATTTGGATATGCAGCCTGCAAAACGAGAAGAGCAATATTTGtagaaataatatatttctaCGTAGCGTTCAACACATGGTTTCCAACTCTTACTATAGTAACACTCAATACATTAATTCTTCTAGAAATACGAAGGAACAAAAAGAAAAGGGCGCAAATGACAACACAGTCAATGTCAAAGTCTGACGAAAAAGCAACGAAACTTCTGTTACTTGTTTCATCTGCATATGTTGTGCTAGTCCTACCTCTTGGATTGATTCAATCCACAGAACTTATATGGAATAATACTCAGAAGGTTCTTCCATCAGATCCAGACTATATCTACTTCATGTCGACGAAAATAAGGTTAAAATGGGCAAGAgcatttttcttcttcttttacCAGTTGAATTTTGCCGTCAactttttcttatatgtatctTCCTCTTCTGCAACAAGATTTCGGGCAACTCTGAAGATGCTATTAGGTATTAAGGTTGATCAACAGGAAATGACATGGAACAACACAATGAAATCAAGAGCAACCAAAAATAATTCTGTAGCTCCAGCACCATCTGACGACGGACCTTCGAACAGAGATCTACATCTCAAGAAAAAAGAATTCCTTCCTGAAAGTGAAGCATGA
- the LOC134725108 gene encoding uncharacterized protein LOC134725108, with translation MPPKPSGGMTYPANWPSMPPKPSGGMTYPANWPSMPPKPSGGMTYPANWPSMPPKPSGGMTYPANWPSMPPKLPGGMTYPANWPSMPPNPHGGMTFPPNGPSMPPNPHGGMTFPANGPSMPPNPHGGMTFPANGPSMPPNPHGGMTFPANGPSMPPNPHGGMTFPPNGPSMPPNPHGGMTFPANGPSMPPNPHGGMTFPPNGPSMPPNPHGGMTFPANGPSMPPNPHGGMTFPANGPSMPPNPHGGMTFPANGPSMPPNPHGGMTFPPNGPSMPPNPHGGMTFPANGPSMPPNPHGGMTFPANGPSMPPNPHGGMTFPANGPSMPPNPHGGMTFPANGPSMPPKPQGGFTLPGKGPSMPPNQPGMTFPANGPSMPPNPFGGLTFPANIPSMPALPSVKPIVPTGSPVPASFPCPKECQSCQLFNDKTKVCMAFDDFGVIKQKFYNNWSLKIQDDYDFLSNTSLFTTTAYMSTCDGIEFYMKTWAVLKQKGKDDLLGFIRDPRTVSVADLRLLPKTPFAILESTVERNMFQLMNKDQKLVMCEGLEYIDCFTRVAIDRNIDCARILLASGTADAKTIASLVDVRNCSNWDKEQWNLTMKYSPDILDMDCLKIAPPDVMVDNIDSLALHCHKLDKREINILANITTSKMLDDKRKGTPVSSDEKDKLADLLSFCGADPAIMGDLMDKSEMLSKVDYSKTDTKEGIKFMKEVLETVDPKDLTKDQIVNSFKMMVYNRSLLAELDTTELENAVCEICDKADDFDQADLAKLADVVLKRVPSLADPSTYDDATIDCIGPLFQFLPMQSFDNIPSAAMESAISGGKMKNVTVTSKSMGKKLLESAKTALGKTNGDFTSADLEKLGTSVIAMVATDLKKIPDASFSDSIIEMFADNIKKSDVSPPKSMIAALMEKAAASATGVKAAIESGLGDDVPTELLKNADLSDLPDITGESTEVTIEVDTKRAKILVKKVKDSIGDLGGAATNFTLQRLANMEKIACGLTVADIKNISRDSECVDKMNAITKSQCIEKEQVDAALEAFKEATNFDSSSTAEVESNTDSATLSQSAPNLLAQLSYAEMKKYGTSNKDAIVSTISQADTEVLSKSQMKDGFKFVMDSIGKTTAGEITKDDLDTAGNMVCGIDSNALDRLDADALEEYATTIEKCSLGSVERKALGSAVMKKLDLSDGSKVDATSIMTLGTSVAEMSDTQLDAIDKSVLCDMSDKVVKSFKDKEEKETKRKMKGFKMDTSTADDSTFKTNKKRVMKKLLAVQDACSSTSGASAGRRKRSTSSLTCSYMTSIGTSGLSAITVDQINNLDDTEFTDCIDILGAVTDYSTDQIDALVTVGKRNTVWGDPTTWTATTVYSAGVIVQGLTVSEIGTLTLDLDAVSKLGEYDGWTDAQKNALFERWLTLEKSDDASTITSSELRSLGHMTCGAETGHIGVISHSVYSSAADAVGEVTSCSDGQLSSFITLAKSAYGSDITTWDSTTITNIGIVIGGLTSSDMSTLSESQIDAIDSNHVSYIPSSTFAGLTTTQINTLSVSQAQSTTTNQRSALDSSQLAALSSVANTTFSGCDMMQMSWTFAVFLALLSMYFGRN, from the exons TTTCCAGCTAACGGACCTTCAATGCCACCGAATCCTCATGGAGGTATGACTTTTCCAGCTAACGGACCTTCAATGCCACCGAATCCTCATGGAGGTATGACTTTTCCAGCTAACGGACCTTCAATGCCACCAAATCCTCATGGAGGTATGACTTTTCCACCTAACGGACCTTCAATGCCACCGAATCCTCATGGAGGTATGACTTTTCCAGCTAACGGACCTTCAATGCCACCGAATCCTCATGGAGGTATGACTTTTCCACCTAACGGACCTTCAATGCCACCGAATCCTCATGGAGGTATGACTTTTCCAGCTAACGGACCTTCAATGCCACCGAATCCTCATGGAGGTATGACTTTTCCAGCTAACGGACCTTCAATGCCACCGAATCCTCATGGAGGTATGACTTTTCCAGCTAACGGACCTTCAATGCCACCGAATCCTCATGGAGGTATGACTTTTCCACCTAACGGACCTTCAATGCCACCGAATCCTCATGGAGGTATGACTTTTCCAGCTAACGGACCTTCAATGCCACCGAATCCTCATGGAGGTATGACTTTTCCAGCTAACGGACCTTCAATGCCACCGAATCCTCATGGAGGTATGACTTTTCCAGCTAACGGACCTTCAATGCCACCGAATCCTCATGGAGGTATGACTTTTCCCGCTAACGGTCCCTCAATGCCACCGAAACCGCAAGGAGGCTTTACTCTACCAGGTAAAGGACCGTCAATGCCACCTAACCAACCTGGTATGACTTTTCCAGCTAACGGACCTTCAATGCCACCTAATCCTTTTGGAGGGTTGACTTTTCCAGCCAATATACCGTCAATGCCAGCTTTACCCTCTGTTAAACCAATAG TACCAACCGGGTCACCTGTTCCTGCAAGTTTCCCGTGTCCCAAGGAATGTCAATCGTGCCAGTTATTTAACGACAAGACAAAGGTTTGCATGGCATTTGATGATTTTGGTGTCATCAAAcagaaattttataataattggtCTCTGAAAATCCAGGACGATTACGATTTTCTCTCCAACACGTCAT tGTTCACAACAACTGCATATATGTCAACTTGTGATGGTATTGAATTCTACATGAAGACATGGGCTGTTCTAAAACAAAAGGGAAAAGACGATCTATTAGGTTTTATTAGAGACCCAAGAACAGTTTCAGTTGCAGATTTACGACTTTTACCAAAGACTCCTTTCGCCATTCTCGAG TCCACTGTTGAGCGCAACATGTTTCAACTAATGAATAAAGATCAAAAGCTTGTCATGTGTGAAGGTCTTGAATACATTGACTGTTTTACCAGGGTAGCCATTGACAGAAATATAGATTGTGCCAGAATTCTGCTg GCCTCAGGAACAGCAGATGCAAAAACTATTGCATCACTTGTTGACGTGAGGAACTGCTCGAATTGGGACAAAGAACAATGGAATTTGACCATGAAATATTCTCCTGATATTTTAGACATGGATTGTCTGAAAATAGCACCACCTGACGTCATGGTCGATAA caTCGATAGCTTAGCCCTACACTGTCATAAACTTGACAAACGTGAAATTAACATTCTTGCAAACATTACAACTTCAAAAATGTTAGACGATAAAAGAAAAGGAACTCCAGTATCTTCTgacgaaaaagacaaactagCAGATCTTTTATCTTTCTGTGGAGCTGATCCTGCTATAATGGGTGACCTTATGGATAAATCTGAG atGTTGTCTAAAGTTGACTACAGCAAAACTGATACAAAAGAAGGCATTAAATTCATGAAAGAAGTTTTAGAAACTGTTGACCCGAAAGATTTAACAAAAGACCAGATTGTCAA TTCTTTCAAGATGATGGTCTACAATAGAAGTTTACTAGCAGAGCTTGACACGACCGAACTTGAAAACGCTGTTTGTGAGATATGTGATAAAGCTGATGACTTTGACCAAGCTGAT CTTGCAAAACTAGCAGATGTTGTTTTAAAACGGGTACCAAGCTTAGCTGACCCGTCAACATACGACGATGCTACCATCGACTGCATTGGacctttatttcaatttttacctatgcaatccTTTGATAATATTCCCTCTGCTGCCATGGAATCTGCAATCTCAGGTGGTAAAATGAAGAATGTTACGGTTACTTCCAAGTCAATG gGTAAAAAGTTGCTGGAATCTGCAAAGACAGCTTTGGGAAAAACCAAC GGGGATTTTACTAGTGCTGACCTTGAGAAGCTTGGAACTAGTGTCATTGCCATGGTTGCCACCGATTTAAAGAAGATACCTGATGCCTCATTTTCCGACAGTATCATCGAAATGTTTGCAGACAATATTAAGAAAAGCGACGTCAGTCCACCAAAATCTATGATTGCAGCGCTGATGGAAAAG GCTGCAGCGAGTGCAACAGGTGTAAAAGCTGCAATTGAAAGTGGTCTTGGTGATGATGTTCCTACAGAACTTCTCAAGAATGCAGATCTCTCAGATCTACCTGATATTACTGGGGAGTCGACTGAAGTCACTATTGAAGTGGATACAAAACGG GCTAAAATCTTAGTGAAAAAGGTAAAAGATTCGATTGGCGACCTTGGAGGAGCTGCTACCAACTTCACGCTACAACGTCTGGCCAACATGGAGAAGATTGCATGTGGTCTAACTGTAGCcgatatcaaaaatatatccaGAGATAGTGAATGTGTCGATAAAATGAACGCCATTACAAAGTCACAGTGTATCGAAAAGGAACAG GTCGATGCTGCTCTAGAAGCTTTCAAAGAAGCAACTAATTTCGATTCTTCGTCAACAGCAGAAGTAGAATCAAACACAGACAGTGCAACATTGAGTCAATCTGCTCCAAATCTGCTGGCACAGTTAAG CTAtgctgaaatgaaaaaatatggaaCCAGTAATAAGGATGCTATTGTTAGTACCATCTCTCAAGCTGATACTGAAGTTCTGTCCAAGTCTCAAATGAAGGATGGATTCAAGTTTGTTATGGACTCAATT GGAAAGACTACTGCTGGTGAAATTACAAAAGACGATCTAGATACTGCTGGTAATATGGTGTGTGGAATTGATAGCAATGCTCTCGATAGACTAGACGCCGACGCTTTAGAAGAATATGcaacaacaattgaaaaatgTTCCCTTGGCTCAGTAGAAAGAAAAGCTCTAGGATCAGCTGTAATGAAAAAACTTGATTT GAGTGACGGATCTAAAGTTGACGCAACCAGTATAATGACTCTTGGAACTTCTGTTGCAGAAATGTCTGATACACAACTTGATGCTATTGACAAG TCCGTTCTTTGTGATATGAGTGATAAAGTTGTAAAGTCATTTAAAGACAAGGAAGAGAAGGaaacaaaaaggaaaatgaaAGGTTTCAAAATGGACACATCTACGGCAGACGATAGCACATTCAAGACAAATAAAAAGCGAGTAATGAAAAAACTTTTGGCTGTACAAGATGCATGCTCTTCTACGTCAGGCGCAAGTGCGGGACGAAGGAAAAGGTCTACAT caTCACTGACCTGTTCTTACATGACAAGCATAGGAACGTCTGGGTTATCGGCAATCACCGTAGATCAGATTAACAATTTGGACGATACAGAATTTACAGACTGTATTGATATATTGGGAGCAGTAACGGATTACAGTACTGACCAGATAGACGCTCTTGTTACTGTTGGAAAACGTAACACT GTTTGGGGAGATCCAACAACATGGACTGCAACCACTGTTTATAGTGCTGGAGTTATCGTTCAGGGATTAACAGTTTCTGAAATAGGTACTTTGACACTTGATTTAGATGCCGTTAGTAAACTTGGAGAATATGATGGTTGGACAGATGCTCAG AAAAATGCGTTGTTTGAAAGATGGCTGACTTTAGAAAAATCGGATGATGCTAGCACAATAACATCGAGTGAATTGAGGTCACTAGGTCACATGACATGTGGAGCAGAAACAGGTCATATCGGTGTCATAAGTCACAGTGTGTATTC ATCTGCTGCTGATGCTGTTGGCGAGGTTACCAGTTGTTCAGATGGTCAGCTTTCGTCTTTCATTACATTGGCCAAATCTGCATATGGATCCGATATCACAACTTGGGATTCAACAACCATTACAAATATTGGCATTGTGATAG GTGGTTTAACAAGCTCTGACATGTCAACACTATCCGAAAGCCAAATTGATGCTATTGACTCGAATCATGTATCATACATTCCATCTTCAACATTTGCC GGACTTACAACAACTCAAATCAACACCCTTAGTGTAAGCCAAGCTCAGTCGACTACAACCAATCAAAGAAGTGCTTTAGATTCATCTCAGCTAGCTGCCTTGTCCAGTGTAGCTAATACTACTTTCTCAGGAT GTGACATGATGCAAATGTCCTGGACTTTCGCAGTTTTCCTAGCTCTTCTCTCGATGTACTTTGGACGAAACTAA
- the LOC134725109 gene encoding G-protein coupled receptor 35-like isoform X2 → MNDTDCQYGFEVIEGITNATEVDKQTWPCELRVFWVEIYPFVTLVRGLLSYGTVFIIVLGLLFNLTSLLVLTRKHMRKSTMNLYLSALAIYDCLALTMNFMIGVLRGQNKNINKDFQDHEDLCKFHGVIVEVFNLLSIWIIVSFTIERFIMIKFPLKGKQLVTPRRAIYVIIGVSLGVLVFSMHKIAVSGFEGDSVFGYAACKTRRAIFVEIIYFYVAFNTWFPTLTIVTLNTLILLEIRRNKKKRAQMTTQSMSKSDEKATKLLLLVSSAYVVLVLPLGLIQSTELIWNNTQKVLPSDPDYIYFMSTKIRLKWARAFFFFFYQLNFAVNFFLYVSSSSATRFRATLKMLLGIKVDQQEMTWNNTMKSRATKNNSVAPAPSDDGPSNRDLHLKKKEFLPESEA, encoded by the coding sequence ATGAATGATACAGATTGTCAATATGGTTTTGAAGTGATAGAAGGGATTACCAATGCTACAGAAGTTGACAAACAGACATGGCCTTGCGAACTAAGAGTATTCTGGGTGGAGATATATCCTTTCGTGACCTTGGTTCGTGGTCTTCTGTCATATGGTACAGTTTTTATAATTGTACTCGGTTTATTGTTCAACCTTACCTCTCTATTGGTCTTGACCAGGAAGCACATGCGAAAATCAACAATGAATTTATATCTCTCCGCTCTTGCAATATATGATTGCCTTGCTTTGACTATGAACTTTATGATTGGAGTACTACGAGGccagaacaaaaatataaacaaagatttcCAGGACCATGAAGATCTGTGTAAATTCCATGGCGTTATAGTTGAGGTGTTTAATCTACTATCGATATGGATTATTGTATCTTTTACAATCGAAAGGTTTATTATGATTAAATTCCCACTCAAAGGAAAGCAACTGGTGACGCCAAGACGGGCAATTTACGTGATAATTGGCGTATCCCTAGGAGTTCTTGTCTTCTCAATGCACAAAATTGCAGTTTCTGGCTTTGAGGGGGATTCTGTATTTGGATATGCAGCCTGCAAAACGAGAAGAGCAATATTTGtagaaataatatatttctaCGTAGCGTTCAACACATGGTTTCCAACTCTTACTATAGTAACACTCAATACATTAATTCTTCTAGAAATACGAAGGAACAAAAAGAAAAGGGCGCAAATGACAACACAGTCAATGTCAAAGTCTGACGAAAAAGCAACGAAACTTCTGTTACTTGTTTCATCTGCATATGTTGTGCTAGTCCTACCTCTTGGATTGATTCAATCCACAGAACTTATATGGAATAATACTCAGAAGGTTCTTCCATCAGATCCAGACTATATCTACTTCATGTCGACGAAAATAAGGTTAAAATGGGCAAGAgcatttttcttcttcttttacCAGTTGAATTTTGCCGTCAactttttcttatatgtatctTCCTCTTCTGCAACAAGATTTCGGGCAACTCTGAAGATGCTATTAGGTATTAAGGTTGATCAACAGGAAATGACATGGAACAACACAATGAAATCAAGAGCAACCAAAAATAATTCTGTAGCTCCAGCACCATCTGACGACGGACCTTCGAACAGAGATCTACATCTCAAGAAAAAAGAATTCCTTCCTGAAAGTGAAGCATGA